One genomic segment of Clavelina lepadiformis chromosome 3, kaClaLepa1.1, whole genome shotgun sequence includes these proteins:
- the LOC143448539 gene encoding dual oxidase maturation factor 1-like: MTLSDGFPPFYVERSSPVFGETSQYYLAYAFIAIFIGILLVLPGVKGRERIYFLLRWSLSFFIGATIIACLQGNSWHVGSVEGLMPFKVESEEMVNFKVGFMAGLSNFNVTLSGFSKSEFGGRLLFSEKYYYLKTDEEFANSLRKGLPFPILNVVEHFSVQKISSIWKFGRRYWVAGHYGIYMLWVAFAIWILANVLFHAVLRYGGLLLVFCGVLMIGANISFLSITTHNCNLEVHLGYTKDVVLRPTLGWCFWLCLSVGIFCILCGVAITIADHFYSKAVARFFNLPRDKDLLLEDIEVDTFSSGSAEEFQFESRRKSSLSGGETNLAFRGTDEESTQEDKTSSYPEKKSNHSSSFRSQRPSSSSSSDGGFRPAAREPPKAGDGKENSEKRQSRVSFKFDTEAASFTAASAHPTSSKHQTPYSDVVV, translated from the exons ATGACTTTGAGCGACGGATTTCCTCCGTTTTACGTGGAAAGGTCGTCTCCTGTTTTCGGTGAAACCTCCCAGTACTATCTCGCCTACGCCTTCATTGCCATCTTTATTGGGATCCTTCTTGTTCTTCCCGGAGTGAAAGGACGCGAG AGAATTTATTTCTTGCTACGTTGGTCTTTAAGCTTTTTCATCGGCGCGACCATTATAG CATGTTTACAAGGAAATTCTTGGCATGTCGGCTCTGTTGAAGGCCTGATGCCTTTTAAGGTTGAGAGCGAAGagatggtaaattttaaagttggtTTCATGGCCGGACTTTCTAATTTTAACGTGACTTTGAGTG GTTTTTCGAAGAGCGAGTTTGGTGGCCGATTGCTGTTCagtgaaaaatattattacttGAAAACAGATGAAGAATTTGCAAATAGTCTACGAAAAGGGCTTCCTTTTCCTATTTTAAATGTGGTTGAACATTTCAGTGTACAAAAAATAAGCTCGATCTGGAAGTTTGGCAGACGATACTGGGTGGCTGGTCATTACGGTATTTACATGCTTTG GGTTGCATTTGCAATCTGGATTCTTGCAAATGTGCTCTTTCACGCCGTACTTAGATATGGAGGTTTGCTTCTCGTCTTCTGCGGTGTTCTTATGATTGGGGCAAACATTTCTTTTCTCAGCATCACCACGCATAACTGCAATCTTGAAGTGCATCTTGGATACACCAAAGACGTTGTACTCCGGCCAACACTTGGCTGGTGTTTTTGGCTTTGTCTGAGCGTGG GGATTTTTTGCATATTATGCGGGGTAGCGATTACTATTGCCGATCATTTTTATTCGAAAGCAGTCGCTCGGTTCTTCAACCTTCCACGCGATAAAGACTTGCTGCTTGAAG ATATTGAAGTTGACACATTTTCATCCGGATCAGCAGAAGAATTTCAGTTCGAGTCCAGGCGTAAATCAAGTCTGTCCGGAGGAGAGACCAATTTGGCATTCCGCGGAACCGACGAGGAATCGACGCAAGAAGATAAGACTTCCTCGTATCCAGAAAAGAAGTCAAATCATAGTAGTTCCTTCAGGAGCCAGCGTCCATCTTCATCTTCGTCTTCGGACGGCGGATTCCGACCTGCCGCAAGGGAACCGCCAAAGGCGGGCGATGGCAAGGAAAACAGCGAAAAGCGACAAAGCCGAGTTTCCTTTAAGTTTGACACAGAGGCTGCGTCTTTTACGGCAGCGTCCGCCCATCCGACATCTAGCAAGCATCAAACGCCTTACAGTGATGTTGTTGTATGA